One segment of Rosa chinensis cultivar Old Blush chromosome 6, RchiOBHm-V2, whole genome shotgun sequence DNA contains the following:
- the LOC112171991 gene encoding uncharacterized protein LOC112171991 isoform X1: MPRSGPRPYECIRRAWHSDRHQPVRGSLIKEIFSVANEIHSSATRKNKEWQEKLPIVVLKAEEIMYSKANSEAEYTDLKTLWDRANDAINTIIRRDESIETGEEFLQPCIEAALNLGCVARRASRSQRYSNPRCYLSPITSDVPSVVEKSKVSNPQYTPHCSNFVKPITINSTHLGPESTMKSTSAAENVPPCGYDQCSPRDIRATSNISSYPLYYGNCPQFEELKHGFVSLPKPVPNPIKPAKMSVIPNLFRNGDKPSNSTQKGPRDYPDQSPDTIGCDLSLRLGSLSSRCLGSESNPAQKVKDVGAQEGSKCTDQPSQLDKELSFFPKGNDRVPIGSNSGRWSFEGEFMNVQSTMRKRKADFNHPTEDTKFCRQPELPFSRLTGSMGNGDL, translated from the exons ATGCCAAGATCAGGCCCAAGACCCTATGAGTGTATCAGGAGAGCTTGGCACAGTGATAGGCACCAGCCTGTGAGAGGTTCTCTCATTAAAGAGATTTTCAG TGTGGCGAATGAGATCCATAGCTCAGCTACTAGGAAGAACAAGGAATGGCAAGAGAAGCTCCCTATTGTTGTGTTGAAAGCAGAAGAGATTATGTACTCTAAAGCCAATTCTGAG GCCGAATATACGGACCTTAAAACTCTTTGGGACCGGGCAAATGATGCCATTAATACCATAATTCGCCGCGATGAAAGCATTGAAACTGGGGAAGAGTTTCTTCAGCCTTGTATTGAAG CTGCTCTCAATCTGGGGTGTGTAGCAAGAAGAGCTTCCAGGAGCCAACGGTATTCTAATCCAAGGTGTTATCTGAGCCCCATCACTTCTGATGTCCCTAGCGTCGTAGAGAAATCCAAGGTGTCCAATCCACAGTATACCCCTCATTGTTCGAACTTTGTGAAACCCATTACTATTAACTCAACCCATCTTGGCCCTGAATCCACTATGAAATCTACCTCTGCAGCCGAAAATGTTCCTCCTTGTGGTTATGACCAATGCTCTCCTAGGGATATTCGGGCAACATCTAATATCTCTTCATATCCTCTATACTATGGGAACTGCCCTCAGTTTGAAGAACTCAAGCATGGTTTTGTTAGCCTTCCCAAACCAGTTCCGAACCCTATAAAGCCGGCCAAGATGAGTGTTATCCCAAACCTGTTCAGAAATGGAGATAAGCCAAGCAACAGTACTCAGAAAGGTCCAAGGGACTACCCTGATCAGAGCCCAGATACAATTGGGTGTGATCTCTCTCTCCGGTTAGGTTCACTCTCTAGTCGATGCCTGGGCAGTGAAAGCAATCCTGCACAGAAAGTCAAAGATGTTGGTGCTCAAGAAGGGAGCAAGTGTACTGATCAGCCTTCACAATTGGACAAAGAGCTGTCTTTCTTTCCTAAAGGTAATGACCGTGTCCCAATAGGCTCGAATTCAGGTCGGTGGAGTTTTGAGGGCGAGTTTATGAATGTGCAATCAACAATGAGAAAGCGCAAGGCAGATTTTAATCACCCAACTGAGGATACTAAATTTTGTAGGCAGCCGGAGCTTCCGTTCAGCCGCTTGACTGGAAGTATGGGAAATGGAGATTTGTAG
- the LOC112171989 gene encoding uncharacterized protein LOC112171989 yields MMKWSPWPGGSTRRFHVKVNQLKLHGFSCENEREKTLLIEVKWKGSKKHGGPSGMLMAPFYGRSRCQKNCTGKGFIGKGEIVEWDDEFQSLCNFGSKQSGGCFSPWDLTFTLLHGESAELKSDMAVLGRVSMNLAEMASKMDAEIHTKLSVNLNMEGMIVPIEATLLVCLSFAEVRNTNDSAGIVEDSAESDKDRMVRGVGYFRSFRKTKNERKSSGDRVTSSDTDDSCLTDSDGSSGNETSQTELGSSLSSETQLDSGQKSWFSKKRKWFSPRPPRRKVEPLIERTIEVNGDPIAVDNHPSDSTQILGTVEHSEGSHQQDKNCITSTSWEAREVASRDGQAKLKTNVFFASFDQRSEKAAGESACATVVAVIAHWLHSNQGSMPTTSEFENLITQGSKEWQKLCSNEAYMNLFANKHFDIETVLEADLRPLEVVTDKSFIGFFSPEKFKSLEGHMSFDQIWNEISKNTIFDEPRIYIVSWNDHFFVLKVDADAYYIIDSLGERLFEGCDQAYILKFDESSIIYESNLEKTEDASKEMGGSESNKERSEVICSGKECCREFIKIFLAAVPLKELEEEDKKKKVSDLTLHQRLQIEFHYSFSSPSSSSLTSATSSSHSLF; encoded by the exons atGATGAAGTGGTCACCGTGGCCAGGCGGATCAACGAGGAGGTTTCACGTGAAAGTCAACCAGCTAAAGCTTCATGGATTTTCATGTGAAAACGAGAGAGAAAAGACATTGTTGATCGAGGTGAAATGGAAAGGTTCCAAAAAGCATGGAGGTCCGTCCGGAATGCTAATGGCGCCGTTTTACGGACGATCGAGGTGTCAGAAAAACTGCACGGGTAAGGGTTTTATTGGAAAAGGTGAAATCGTTGAATGGGACGATGAGTTTCAGAGCCTCTGTAATTTTGGGTCAAAACAGAGCGGTGGTTGTTTTAGTCCTTGGGATTTGACCTTCACTTTGTTACAT GGAGAGAGTGCAGAATTGAAAAGTGACATGGCGGTTCTGGGGAGGGTTTCGATGAACTTGGCAGAAATGGCTTCGAAGATGGATGCTGAGATTCACACAAAGCTTTCTGTAAATTTAAACATGGAAGGGATGATCGTCCCCATCGAAGCTACCCTTTTG GTTTGTCTAAGTTTTGCTGAGGTCAGAAACACAAATGACTCGGCCGGAATCGTCGAAGACTCGGCCGAGTCGGACAAAGACAGGATGGTTCGAGGGGTCGGCTACTTTAGAAGCTTCAGAAAGACCAAGAATGAGAGAAAGAGTTCCGGCGACCGAGTCACTTCTAGTGACACGGACGATTCATGCTTAACCGATTCAGACGGGTCTTCAGGGAATGAAACTTCACAGACGGAGTTGGGATCGTCCCTGAGTTCTGAGACTCAGCTTGACTCGGGCCAGAAGAGTTGGTTCTCTAAGAAGCGAAAGTGGTTCAGTCCTAGACCACCAAGAAGAAAAGTAGAGCCGTTGATTGAGAGGACTATCGAAGTCAATGGAGATCCGATTGCCGTTGACAATCATCCCAGTGATTCAACACAG ATTCTAGGTACTGTTGAACATTCTGAAGGATCACACCAGCAAGATAAAAATTGCATCACAAGTACTAGCTGGGAAGCAAGGGAAGTCGCAAGCAGAGATGGGCAAGCAAAGCTCAAAACCAATGTGTTTTTTGCCTCCTTCGACCAACGCAGTGAAAAGGCCGCCGGTGAGAGTGCCTGTGCAACAGTAGTTGCCGTCATAGCGCACTGGCTGCATTCAAACCAAGGCTCCATGCCTACAACATCCGAATTTGAAAACCTCATAACACAAGGTTCCAAAGAGTGGCAAAAGCTCTGCAGCAATGAGGCTTACATGAACTTGTTTGCCAACAAACACTTTGACATTGAAACAGTTTTGGAAGCGGATCTTAGACCTCTAGAAGTCGTAACAGATAAATCATTTATCGGATTCTTCAGCCCCGAGAAGTTCAAGAGCTTAGAAGGGCACATGTCATTCGACCAGATATGGAATGAGATAAGCAAGAACACCATTTTCGACGAACCAAGGATATACATTGTGAGCTGGAACgaccatttttttgttttgaaggtTGACGCCGATGCTTACTATATCATTGATTCATTGGGTGAGAGACTCTTTGAGGGGTGTGACCAGGCATACATACTAAAGTTCGATGAGTCAAGTATCATATATGAGAGTAACTTGGAAAAAACAGAGGATGCTTCAAAGGAAATGGGGGGTTCTGAAAGTAATAAGGAAAGGTCAGAAGTCATATGCAGTGGAAAAGAGTGTTGTAGAGAGTTCATTAAGATATTTCTTGCTGCCGTACCACTTAAggaacttgaagaagaagataagaagaaaaaagtttCTGATTTAACTCTCCACCAGCGTTTGCAGATCGAGTTTCACTACagcttttcttctccttcttcttcttctctaactTCTGCTACTTCTTCCTCGCACTCTCTTTTCTAA
- the LOC112171991 gene encoding uncharacterized protein LOC112171991 isoform X2, whose translation MPRSGPRPYECIRRAWHSDRHQPVRGSLIKEIFSVANEIHSSATRKNKEWQEKLPIVVLKAEEIMYSKANSEAEYTDLKTLWDRANDAINTIIRRDESIETGEEFLQPCIEAALNLGCVARRASRSQRYSNPRCYLSPITSDVPSVVEKSKVSNPQYTPHCSNFVKPITINSTHLGPESTMKSTSAAENVPPCGYDQCSPRDIRATSNISSYPLYYGNCPQFEELKHGFVSLPKPVPNPIKPAKMSVIPNLFRNGDKPSNSTQKGPRDYPDQSPDTIGCDLSLRLGSLSSRCLGSESNPAQKVKDVGAQEGSKCTDQPSQLDKELSFFPKGSRSFRSAA comes from the exons ATGCCAAGATCAGGCCCAAGACCCTATGAGTGTATCAGGAGAGCTTGGCACAGTGATAGGCACCAGCCTGTGAGAGGTTCTCTCATTAAAGAGATTTTCAG TGTGGCGAATGAGATCCATAGCTCAGCTACTAGGAAGAACAAGGAATGGCAAGAGAAGCTCCCTATTGTTGTGTTGAAAGCAGAAGAGATTATGTACTCTAAAGCCAATTCTGAG GCCGAATATACGGACCTTAAAACTCTTTGGGACCGGGCAAATGATGCCATTAATACCATAATTCGCCGCGATGAAAGCATTGAAACTGGGGAAGAGTTTCTTCAGCCTTGTATTGAAG CTGCTCTCAATCTGGGGTGTGTAGCAAGAAGAGCTTCCAGGAGCCAACGGTATTCTAATCCAAGGTGTTATCTGAGCCCCATCACTTCTGATGTCCCTAGCGTCGTAGAGAAATCCAAGGTGTCCAATCCACAGTATACCCCTCATTGTTCGAACTTTGTGAAACCCATTACTATTAACTCAACCCATCTTGGCCCTGAATCCACTATGAAATCTACCTCTGCAGCCGAAAATGTTCCTCCTTGTGGTTATGACCAATGCTCTCCTAGGGATATTCGGGCAACATCTAATATCTCTTCATATCCTCTATACTATGGGAACTGCCCTCAGTTTGAAGAACTCAAGCATGGTTTTGTTAGCCTTCCCAAACCAGTTCCGAACCCTATAAAGCCGGCCAAGATGAGTGTTATCCCAAACCTGTTCAGAAATGGAGATAAGCCAAGCAACAGTACTCAGAAAGGTCCAAGGGACTACCCTGATCAGAGCCCAGATACAATTGGGTGTGATCTCTCTCTCCGGTTAGGTTCACTCTCTAGTCGATGCCTGGGCAGTGAAAGCAATCCTGCACAGAAAGTCAAAGATGTTGGTGCTCAAGAAGGGAGCAAGTGTACTGATCAGCCTTCACAATTGGACAAAGAGCTGTCTTTCTTTCCTAAAG GCAGCCGGAGCTTCCGTTCAGCCGCTTGA
- the LOC112173066 gene encoding LOW QUALITY PROTEIN: glycosyltransferase BC10 (The sequence of the model RefSeq protein was modified relative to this genomic sequence to represent the inferred CDS: inserted 1 base in 1 codon) translates to MLISPTPLSLICALILCMPLAVVFTVTSPTNIPLQIPKSSTKAHRKLNLTPLPPPAPLPLDDVSLLRIAARVNSRPPRFKKPKIAFMFLTTTPLPFAPLWERFFSKXPKSLYRIYVHADPRFPYEPPFSGVFAGRVIHSKPAQRFTPTLISATRRLLAHALLDDPRNSMFALLTPSCIPLHSFNFTYRTLAASKKSFIEILDNEIGAYDRWAARGPDAMLPHVSLEEFRIGSQFWVLKRKHARLVVSDQRLWSKFKLPCERWDTCYPEENYFPTLLNMRDPDGCVPATLTHVDWTGRVDGHPVTYNASDVGPDLIWSLREDRPRYGDEVNVNATDWSGSERHDPFLFARKFPPDAIEPLMSMASDVIFRD, encoded by the exons ATGCTGATCTCGCCCACCCCACTCTCTCTCATCTGTGCCCTCATACTCTGCATGCCCCTCGCCGTCGTCTTCACCGTCACCAGCCCCACCAACATTCCTCtccaaatccccaaatcctCAACCAAAGCCCACCGGAAACTAAACCTGACGCCTCTTCCTCCGCCTGCTCCGCTGCCTTTAGATGACGTATCTCTTTTACGAATCGCCGCCCGGGTTAACTCGAGGCCGCCCAGGTTCAAGAAGCCGAAAATCGCCTTCATGTTCCTCACCACCACCCCGCTGCCCTTCGCTCCTCTGTGGGAGCGATTCTTCAGTA GCCCCAAGTCGCTGTACAGAATCTACGTCCACGCCGACCCCAGATTCCCTTACGAGCCTCCTTTCTCCGGCGTCTTCGCCGGCCGGGTTATTCATTCGAAACCCGCCCAGCGGTTCACCCCCACTCTCATTTCCGCCACGCGCCGCCTACTCGCCCACGCGCTGCTCGACGATCCCCGGAACTCGATGTTCGCGCTGCTCACTCCCTCGTGCATCCCCCTCCACTCCTTCAACTTCACGTACCGGACCCTGGCCGCGTCGAAGAAGAGCTTCATCGAAATCCTCGACAACGAGATCGGGGCGTACGACAGGTGGGCGGCGCGTGGGCCGGACGCGATGCTCCCGCATGTGAGCCTGGAGGAGTTCCGGATCGGGTCGCAGTTTTGGGTCCTGAAGCGGAAGCACGCTCGGCTTGTGGTGAGTGACCAGCGGCTTTGGTCCAAGTTCAAGCTCCCGTGCGAGCGGTGGGACACGTGTTACCCTGAGGAAAATTACTTCCCTACCCTCCTCAACATGCGCGACCCAGACGGGTGCGTGCCTGCCACGCTCACGCACGTGGACTGGACCGGGAGGGTCGACGGCCACCCGGTGACGTACAACGCCTCCGACGTGGGCCCAGACCTGATCTGGTCGCTGAGGGAGGACAGGCCCAGGTACGGCGACGAGGTGAACGTCAACGCCACCGATTGGTCCGGCAGCGAACGCCACGATCCGTTTCTTTTCGCGAGGAAGTTCCCGCCGGACGCAATCGAGCCGTTGATGAGTATGGCGAGTGACGTCATTTTCAGAGACTAA